The proteins below are encoded in one region of Metabacillus dongyingensis:
- a CDS encoding metal ABC transporter permease: protein MSYDAWILLTGSLVGVTCAMIGCFLILRKMAMLADAISHSVLLGIVCAYFVSRSLDGISMFIGAAIVGLLTAFLVQILNAKGVQSDAAIGVVFTSLFAIGVILLSLFGGNIHLDVDHALMGEITFVPWDTITISGVDLGPKAVWMLGSVFFINLLIIVLFYKEFKISSFDPQMAVAIGIPVLLIHYLQMGMLSITTVASFDSVGAILVVAMLIVPASAAYLLTDKLLHMLVISSMIGILSAVAGYYAATWLNVSIAGAMATAAGLIFFLTFIFSPKHGLISKLLSRRKFASAELNE, encoded by the coding sequence ATGAGTTATGATGCATGGATCTTACTTACAGGTTCACTGGTTGGTGTAACCTGTGCCATGATTGGCTGTTTTCTGATCTTAAGAAAAATGGCTATGCTTGCAGATGCGATCAGTCATTCTGTTTTGCTCGGCATCGTGTGCGCATATTTTGTAAGCAGAAGTTTAGATGGGATCTCGATGTTTATTGGAGCGGCTATTGTCGGATTGCTTACAGCCTTTCTCGTACAAATTTTAAATGCCAAAGGGGTTCAATCAGATGCGGCAATCGGAGTTGTTTTTACATCTCTCTTTGCCATTGGCGTTATCCTGCTTTCTTTGTTTGGAGGAAACATCCATCTGGATGTGGATCACGCGCTGATGGGAGAAATAACTTTTGTGCCGTGGGATACGATCACGATATCAGGTGTTGATCTGGGTCCAAAAGCAGTATGGATGCTTGGTTCCGTCTTTTTCATCAATCTATTGATAATCGTTCTTTTTTATAAGGAATTTAAGATTTCATCGTTTGACCCGCAGATGGCTGTCGCAATTGGGATACCTGTGCTGCTCATTCATTATCTGCAAATGGGAATGCTCTCTATAACTACGGTTGCATCATTTGACAGTGTAGGGGCTATTTTAGTTGTAGCCATGCTTATTGTACCTGCATCAGCTGCTTATCTGCTGACGGATAAATTGCTTCATATGCTGGTCATCAGTTCAATGATCGGGATTTTATCTGCTGTTGCAGGCTACTATGCAGCAACATGGCTGAATGTCTCGATTGCAGGGGCAATGGCAACTGCTGCAGGACTGATCTTTTTCCTTACATTTATCTTTTCACCTAAACATGGGTTAATATCTAAGCTCCTTTCAAGAAGAAAATTTGCTTCGGCCGAATTGAACGAATAA
- a CDS encoding metal ABC transporter permease has protein sequence MMDELFYQLQNQNTQWVLLGTMLLGLASGVLGSFALLRKQSLIGDAMAHAALPGVCMAFLLYGSKSLIWFLVGAAISGMIAAWLIQFIIHNSRIKEDSALGLVLSVFFGFGIVLLTFIQHNRGGNQSGLSDFIFGKAASMVGQDVQIITWIAAILLLLTAVFFKEFKILTFDPQFAKGIGLPTSFLNGLLMVLIVCAVVIGLQTVGVILMAAMLITPAIAARYWTDKLGHMVIIAGIIGGISGVAGTFLSTTTKGMATGPLIIVAATLLFLISLIFAPKRGLVSKAIKQMKLRKRTSVEQLLLSFYDLTERAGDKYSAASFPLDEIVKKRKVANKLVSKSLNELLKKRLVMKTEGDTWRLTENGLQLSYQLALNQRLYEMYLMHEMELAQLQITSRDDVDVEMMSGDIKDRLMNLLKDHNREPMLLPESMNNLSRKEWLYQ, from the coding sequence ATGATGGATGAACTATTCTATCAATTGCAAAATCAGAATACGCAGTGGGTTTTGCTTGGCACGATGCTGCTTGGTCTTGCAAGCGGAGTTCTCGGAAGCTTTGCTCTCCTCAGGAAACAAAGTCTGATTGGAGATGCGATGGCACATGCTGCCTTGCCGGGTGTGTGTATGGCATTCCTTCTTTACGGATCCAAATCATTAATTTGGTTTCTTGTCGGAGCAGCCATTTCAGGGATGATTGCTGCATGGCTTATCCAATTTATCATTCATAATTCCCGAATTAAAGAAGACTCAGCCCTTGGGCTAGTTTTGTCTGTATTCTTTGGATTTGGAATTGTGCTGCTGACTTTCATTCAGCACAACCGCGGGGGAAATCAAAGCGGCTTGAGTGATTTTATTTTCGGAAAAGCAGCTTCAATGGTCGGGCAGGATGTTCAGATCATTACGTGGATTGCAGCCATTTTGCTCCTGCTGACAGCTGTCTTTTTTAAAGAATTTAAGATTCTGACGTTTGACCCTCAATTTGCAAAAGGAATTGGGCTGCCAACATCTTTTTTAAATGGCCTGCTCATGGTATTAATTGTTTGTGCAGTCGTTATTGGTCTTCAGACAGTAGGGGTCATTTTAATGGCAGCTATGCTGATCACTCCTGCCATCGCAGCGAGATATTGGACAGATAAACTTGGTCATATGGTGATCATTGCCGGTATTATCGGAGGAATCTCCGGCGTGGCTGGAACGTTCCTGAGCACAACGACAAAAGGAATGGCAACAGGTCCGCTGATTATCGTTGCAGCTACATTGCTCTTTTTAATCTCGTTGATTTTTGCTCCGAAACGCGGCCTTGTTTCAAAAGCAATTAAGCAAATGAAGCTGAGAAAAAGAACATCTGTTGAGCAGCTGCTTCTGTCTTTCTACGATTTGACAGAACGTGCAGGGGACAAATATTCAGCTGCATCCTTCCCGCTTGACGAAATAGTGAAAAAAAGAAAAGTTGCAAACAAGCTGGTCAGCAAATCATTAAATGAGCTTTTGAAAAAACGGCTTGTCATGAAAACAGAAGGGGATACATGGAGGCTTACAGAAAATGGCCTGCAGCTTTCCTATCAGCTTGCTTTAAATCAGCGTCTTTATGAAATGTATCTTATGCATGAAATGGAACTTGCCCAGCTTCAAATTACCAGCCGTGATGATGTTGATGTTGAAATGATGTCAGGTGATATAAAGGATCGATTAATGAACCTGTTAAAAGATCATAATAGAGAGCCAATGCTGCTTCCTGAATCTATGAATAACCTGAGCAGGAAGGAGTGGCTATATCAATGA
- a CDS encoding metal ABC transporter ATP-binding protein, with amino-acid sequence MYPVTVENLTVAYHRKPVLQEVGFEVPEGKLIGIIGPNGAGKSTLIKAVLGLIPVASGEVEIYGDHYKKQRKRVGYVPQRGSVDWDFPTNALDVVLMGRYGHIGWLKRPGKKDTEFARGCLEKVGMLDFADRQISQLSGGQQQRVFLARALAQDADVYFMDEPFVGVDAATEKAIISLLNELKARQKTVLVVHHDLQTVEEYFDWVLLLNLRKIAFGPTSEVFTMDNLQKTYGGRLTFLQNQSVLVDET; translated from the coding sequence ATGTATCCAGTAACTGTTGAAAATTTGACAGTAGCCTATCACCGCAAACCAGTTCTGCAAGAGGTGGGGTTTGAAGTTCCGGAAGGAAAATTAATTGGGATTATCGGACCAAATGGAGCCGGGAAATCCACTTTAATTAAAGCTGTTTTAGGATTGATTCCAGTTGCATCCGGAGAAGTTGAAATCTATGGTGATCATTATAAAAAACAGCGTAAACGCGTCGGTTATGTCCCACAGCGCGGATCAGTGGATTGGGATTTTCCCACGAATGCTCTTGATGTTGTTCTCATGGGACGATATGGACATATTGGCTGGCTAAAGCGTCCGGGAAAAAAGGATACAGAATTTGCCCGGGGATGTCTCGAAAAAGTCGGCATGCTTGATTTCGCTGACAGACAAATCAGCCAGCTTTCAGGCGGACAGCAGCAGCGTGTGTTTTTAGCAAGAGCTCTTGCACAGGATGCAGATGTGTATTTCATGGATGAACCGTTTGTGGGTGTTGATGCGGCAACTGAAAAAGCGATTATATCCCTTCTAAATGAATTAAAAGCAAGGCAGAAGACGGTTTTAGTTGTTCATCATGATCTGCAGACAGTTGAAGAATATTTCGACTGGGTTCTGCTCCTGAATTTAAGGAAGATTGCATTTGGTCCAACAAGTGAAGTCTTTACCATGGATAATCTTCAAAAAACATACGGAGGCAGGCTCACATTTTTACAGAATCAAAGTGTGCTTGTGGATGAAACATAA
- a CDS encoding metal ABC transporter solute-binding protein, Zn/Mn family, with protein MKKRLLMLISILALSAIMTACSQGASGEDNGKIKVTTTTAQIADVTRNVAGDAVEVKSLMGPGIDPHLYQASQGDIQKLNQADIIFYNGLHLEGKMGEIFEKMSNEKPTVPVASAIPENKLINDKSNANIHDPHVWFDISLWIHTVDIVEEELSKLSPENKDEFAENAASYKKKLQEMDQYAKEQVGTIPEESRVLVTAHDAFTYFGNAYGFEVMGLQGLSTDSEYGLRDVQNLVDVLVDREIKAVFVESSISEKSINAVVEGSKKRGHEVVIGGQLYSDAMGEEGTEEGTYLGMFKHNIDTIVSSLK; from the coding sequence ATGAAAAAGAGATTGCTAATGCTGATTTCAATTCTGGCACTGTCCGCTATTATGACAGCGTGCAGCCAGGGCGCGAGCGGGGAAGACAATGGAAAGATAAAGGTAACGACAACAACTGCGCAAATAGCGGATGTCACACGAAATGTTGCGGGCGACGCAGTAGAAGTAAAGTCTTTAATGGGGCCCGGTATTGATCCCCACTTATATCAGGCTTCACAAGGAGATATTCAAAAGCTGAATCAGGCAGATATTATTTTTTATAACGGTCTGCACTTAGAAGGCAAGATGGGTGAAATTTTTGAAAAAATGTCTAATGAAAAGCCTACTGTGCCGGTAGCAAGTGCCATTCCCGAAAATAAATTAATAAATGATAAATCGAACGCCAATATACACGATCCCCATGTATGGTTTGATATCTCTTTATGGATTCATACCGTTGATATAGTAGAAGAAGAGCTCAGCAAGCTTTCACCTGAAAATAAGGATGAATTTGCGGAAAATGCTGCTTCTTACAAGAAAAAGCTTCAAGAAATGGATCAATATGCGAAAGAACAGGTTGGGACCATTCCTGAAGAAAGCAGAGTGCTTGTAACAGCGCATGATGCATTTACTTACTTTGGAAACGCCTATGGATTTGAAGTGATGGGTCTTCAAGGATTGAGCACAGATTCTGAATACGGTCTGCGAGATGTGCAAAATTTAGTCGATGTCCTGGTCGACCGTGAGATTAAAGCAGTATTTGTGGAAAGCAGTATATCTGAAAAGTCGATTAACGCCGTTGTGGAAGGCTCAAAAAAGAGAGGCCATGAAGTCGTTATTGGCGGACAGTTGTATTCTGATGCCATGGGTGAAGAAGGTACCGAAGAAGGAACCTATTTAGGAATGTTTAAACACAATATCGATACAATTGTTTCATCATTGAAATAA
- the menC gene encoding o-succinylbenzoate synthase, whose translation MIDVQAVKLHHLEMKLVSPFQSSIETVYKRESILIEIQDRSGQIGWGEVVAFSSPWYTEETIGTCHHMLKSFLIPELLKKPYQNPEGFIDSFSYIRRNQMAKAAIEGAVWDLYAKVQDKPLAAILGGTNNQIDSGVVVGMASIDHMLETIGKHVSDGYKRIKVKIKPGLDAVLLHEIRNRFPDVPLMADANSAYTLDDISLLKQLDEYNLIMIEQPLAHDDIIDHAVLQSQLETPICLDESIITLNDAKKAIQLGSCRVINIKPGRVGGLSESKKIHDYCLQHSIPVWVGGMLETGVSRAHNIALASLPNFTIPGDISASARYWEEDIISPPVTVHNGKIDVPRGPGLGFEVNRSKLAKYCTHTERFSK comes from the coding sequence ATGATTGATGTGCAGGCAGTTAAGCTACATCATCTTGAAATGAAGCTTGTTTCACCATTTCAATCCAGTATTGAAACAGTTTATAAGAGAGAGAGCATACTAATTGAAATACAGGATCGAAGCGGACAGATTGGATGGGGGGAAGTCGTTGCTTTCTCTTCACCATGGTATACCGAAGAAACGATTGGAACATGTCATCACATGCTGAAGTCGTTCCTAATCCCTGAGCTGCTTAAGAAACCATATCAAAATCCGGAGGGATTCATTGACTCTTTTTCTTATATTAGAAGAAATCAAATGGCTAAAGCAGCAATTGAAGGTGCTGTTTGGGATCTTTATGCAAAGGTGCAGGACAAGCCGCTTGCAGCCATTTTAGGCGGAACAAATAATCAAATTGATTCTGGTGTAGTAGTGGGCATGGCTTCAATCGATCACATGCTTGAAACGATAGGGAAGCATGTCAGTGATGGATATAAAAGAATAAAGGTGAAAATAAAGCCGGGATTAGATGCTGTCCTGCTCCATGAAATCAGGAACCGCTTTCCGGATGTTCCATTAATGGCTGATGCCAACTCTGCGTATACGCTTGATGACATCAGTCTTTTAAAGCAGCTCGATGAATACAATCTCATAATGATTGAACAGCCGCTTGCACACGATGATATTATTGATCATGCCGTTCTTCAGTCCCAATTAGAAACCCCGATTTGCCTTGATGAGAGCATTATTACTCTGAACGATGCGAAAAAAGCGATTCAGCTTGGCAGCTGCCGCGTCATCAATATTAAGCCTGGAAGAGTGGGCGGTCTTTCAGAATCCAAGAAAATCCATGATTATTGTCTGCAGCACAGCATTCCAGTTTGGGTAGGAGGAATGCTTGAGACAGGGGTTTCACGCGCACATAACATCGCTCTTGCATCCCTTCCGAATTTCACGATACCCGGTGATATCTCTGCTTCTGCACGATATTGGGAAGAAGATATCATTTCTCCCCCCGTTACCGTGCATAATGGGAAAATTGATGTTCCTCGAGGGCCAGGGCTCGGATTTGAAGTGAACCGCAGCAAATTAGCAAAATACTGTACACATACCGAACGTTTTTCGAAGTAA
- a CDS encoding o-succinylbenzoate--CoA ligase, whose product MNTMPNWLKQRAYLTPDRIALMTDDKTLTFRELHELSEQKAYVYQQMGIKKGQHAAILMKNSIEMASAIHALTYLGATAVLLNTRLTASELDWQLRDSEAKFLICDAALNQEWENPSWTTIDSIEHASTITGPVQYEYSFQLDQTATIMYTSGTTGKPKGVLQTYGNHYWSAAGSSLNLGLHHDDRWLCAVPLFHISGLSILMRGVIYGMTVILHESFHPSRANRAIMEKGATIVSVVQTMLSQMLESLGESTYPGTFRCMLLGGGPAPIPLLKECEMKKIPVYQTYGMTETSSQIVTLSPEYSLTKLGSAGKPLFPCEIKIMKNDLACPPFTEGEIHVQGPNVTKGYWKREAEIHNGWLQTGDMGYLDEEGFLYVLDRRSDLIVSGGENIYPAEIEAALLSHPSVIEAGVTGMPDAKWGQVPHAFIAVNNAVSEEELISYCSAMLAKYKIPKRIHFLSKLPRNASNKLVRRKLAEALGGTHD is encoded by the coding sequence GTGAATACAATGCCTAATTGGTTAAAACAACGTGCCTATTTGACTCCTGACAGAATTGCGCTCATGACTGACGATAAAACATTAACGTTTCGGGAGCTGCATGAACTGTCCGAACAAAAAGCGTATGTCTATCAGCAAATGGGGATAAAAAAGGGACAGCATGCTGCAATCCTTATGAAAAACAGTATAGAGATGGCTTCTGCTATTCATGCGCTTACATACCTTGGAGCAACGGCCGTTCTGTTAAATACAAGATTGACGGCCTCAGAGCTTGATTGGCAATTAAGGGATTCAGAAGCAAAATTTCTTATTTGTGATGCAGCCCTTAATCAAGAATGGGAGAATCCAAGCTGGACAACGATTGATAGCATAGAGCATGCATCAACTATAACTGGTCCTGTTCAATATGAATATTCCTTTCAGTTAGATCAGACAGCAACAATTATGTATACATCAGGAACTACCGGTAAACCAAAGGGTGTTCTACAAACATACGGCAACCACTATTGGAGCGCTGCCGGCTCATCTTTGAATCTGGGCCTTCATCATGATGACAGATGGCTGTGTGCCGTTCCGCTCTTTCATATCAGCGGGCTGTCCATCCTAATGAGAGGGGTAATCTATGGAATGACCGTCATTCTCCATGAATCCTTCCACCCATCAAGAGCTAACCGCGCCATCATGGAGAAGGGAGCTACTATCGTTTCAGTTGTCCAGACAATGCTTTCTCAAATGCTGGAAAGCCTTGGAGAAAGCACATATCCGGGAACCTTCAGATGCATGCTTTTAGGCGGAGGGCCGGCACCTATTCCTTTATTGAAAGAATGTGAAATGAAAAAAATTCCGGTATATCAAACATACGGAATGACAGAAACCTCCTCGCAAATTGTCACACTATCACCAGAGTACAGCCTGACAAAGCTTGGTTCTGCAGGAAAACCGCTTTTTCCCTGCGAGATTAAAATTATGAAGAACGATCTTGCTTGCCCGCCTTTTACAGAGGGAGAAATTCATGTACAGGGCCCGAACGTAACGAAAGGGTATTGGAAGCGTGAAGCAGAAATTCATAATGGATGGCTTCAAACAGGAGATATGGGGTATTTGGATGAGGAAGGCTTTTTATATGTCCTTGACAGGCGATCAGATCTTATCGTCTCAGGCGGAGAAAATATTTACCCTGCAGAAATAGAAGCTGCCCTTCTTTCTCATCCTTCGGTCATTGAAGCCGGGGTAACCGGAATGCCTGATGCAAAATGGGGTCAGGTTCCGCACGCTTTCATTGCTGTAAATAATGCAGTAAGCGAGGAAGAACTGATTTCCTATTGTTCCGCTATGCTTGCAAAATATAAAATACCAAAGCGAATTCACTTTTTAAGTAAGCTGCCGAGAAATGCCTCAAATAAATTAGTGCGACGAAAGCTTGCAGAGGCTCTTGGAGGTACTCATGATTGA
- the menB gene encoding 1,4-dihydroxy-2-naphthoyl-CoA synthase, which translates to MTVEWIAERKYEDILYETYNGIAKISINRPEVHNAFRPKTVMELIDAFAYARDDANVGVIILTGTGGKAFCSGGDQKVRGHGGYVGEDQIPRLNVLDLQRLIRVIPKPVIAMVAGYAIGGGHVLHIVCDLTIAADNAVFGQTGPKVGSFDAGYGSGYLARIVGHKKAREIWFLCRQYNAQEALDMGLVNTVVPLEKLEEETVQWCEEILEKSPTAIRFLKAAFNADTDGLAGIQQFAGDATLLYYTTDEAKEGRDAFKEKRSPDFKQFPRFP; encoded by the coding sequence ATGACAGTAGAATGGATTGCTGAACGCAAGTACGAAGATATTTTATATGAAACGTATAATGGGATTGCCAAGATCTCTATTAATCGTCCAGAGGTACATAATGCATTCCGTCCGAAAACGGTAATGGAATTAATTGATGCTTTTGCTTATGCAAGAGATGATGCAAATGTTGGAGTTATTATATTAACTGGAACAGGTGGAAAAGCATTCTGTTCAGGCGGCGACCAAAAGGTGCGCGGACATGGCGGTTATGTTGGTGAAGACCAAATTCCGCGTTTGAATGTTCTTGATCTGCAGCGTTTAATCCGCGTGATACCAAAACCGGTTATTGCCATGGTGGCAGGATACGCAATCGGAGGCGGCCATGTGCTTCATATTGTCTGTGATTTAACAATTGCAGCAGACAATGCTGTTTTTGGCCAAACGGGACCAAAAGTAGGCAGCTTTGATGCTGGCTATGGTTCAGGATACCTTGCCCGTATTGTCGGACATAAAAAAGCACGCGAGATCTGGTTCCTATGCCGTCAATATAATGCACAGGAAGCGCTTGACATGGGTCTTGTCAACACGGTTGTGCCTTTAGAAAAGCTTGAAGAAGAAACAGTTCAATGGTGCGAGGAAATCTTAGAAAAGAGCCCGACTGCCATTCGTTTCCTTAAAGCTGCATTTAATGCGGATACAGACGGCCTAGCAGGCATTCAGCAATTTGCAGGAGACGCAACTCTTCTGTACTATACAACGGATGAAGCAAAAGAAGGAAGAGATGCATTTAAAGAAAAACGCAGCCCTGACTTCAAGCAGTTCCCAAGATTCCCTTAA
- the menH gene encoding 2-succinyl-6-hydroxy-2,4-cyclohexadiene-1-carboxylate synthase — protein sequence MKLTIRGVSYHIETFGEGIPLVLLHGFTGSAENWHPFLDMFSHYKVILIDLIGHGLTDSPSEFERYIMDESVKDLHVIFEELQLNKAILAGYSMGGRLALSYASRHPERIDKLVLESASPGLKSVAERMSRRENDRKLSQFIKEQGMESFIDFWENIPLFASQKALPGDVQKNLRSQRLKNDEAGLANSLLGMGTGSQKSLWDSLDSLEIPVLLISGELDEKFCGIAKEMKDLLPLPTFIKIIGAGHAVHVEQPQIFGRIVNEFINT from the coding sequence ATGAAGTTGACGATAAGAGGAGTATCCTATCATATTGAAACATTTGGAGAAGGAATCCCTCTAGTTCTTCTCCATGGATTTACAGGCTCAGCAGAAAACTGGCACCCTTTTCTGGACATGTTCAGCCATTATAAAGTGATATTAATTGATCTTATCGGACATGGGCTGACAGATTCACCTTCAGAGTTTGAACGGTACATTATGGATGAATCGGTTAAGGATTTACATGTTATTTTTGAAGAGCTCCAACTTAATAAAGCAATTCTTGCAGGCTATTCTATGGGAGGCAGACTGGCATTATCCTATGCAAGCAGGCATCCTGAGCGGATTGACAAGCTGGTTCTGGAAAGCGCATCTCCTGGGTTGAAATCAGTGGCTGAGAGAATGAGCAGAAGAGAAAATGATCGAAAGCTCTCTCAATTTATAAAAGAACAGGGAATGGAATCCTTTATAGATTTCTGGGAGAATATACCGCTGTTTGCCTCTCAGAAAGCTTTGCCTGGGGACGTTCAAAAAAATCTGCGCAGCCAAAGGCTGAAAAATGACGAGGCAGGGCTTGCAAACAGTCTTTTAGGAATGGGGACCGGATCACAGAAATCCTTATGGGATAGCCTTGATTCTCTGGAAATTCCCGTTCTGCTCATTAGCGGGGAATTGGATGAAAAGTTCTGCGGGATCGCAAAAGAGATGAAAGATTTGCTCCCGCTTCCGACATTTATTAAAATAATTGGTGCAGGTCATGCGGTTCATGTGGAACAACCGCAAATCTTTGGTAGAATAGTAAATGAGTTTATTAATACGTAA
- the menD gene encoding 2-succinyl-5-enolpyruvyl-6-hydroxy-3-cyclohexene-1-carboxylic-acid synthase → MSANKSLTLYAASFVDELSKAGVRDAVISPGSRSTPMAMLMAEHPDLNIHVLIDERSAGFFALGMAKMQQRPVALLCTSGTAAANYYPAVVEAFYSRVPLLVLTADRPHELRDVGAPQAIDQMHLFGRYAKWFADMAVPEHTAELLQYGRTMAARAAGKAISSPSGPVHLNFPFREPLVPDLESEDLWTSLNSRPKQVQVTAGSSVIDLSEVQRLAGLLSEEKKGLIICGELRDPDFAEAAVKLSSVLKYPILADPLSNLRTGSHDQTSVIECYDAFMKDEYITEQLKPEVIIRFGAMPVSKPLFLFLKRTADIRQIVVDGQGGWREPTLMAAEMIECKESWLCRELIKQVKIQEDTDWLQSWKKVNLVSRELLGSAEDKGGDLFEGNVFRELQHALPQKCHVIAGNSMPIRDLDNYFLNTEKNIAVYANRGANGIDGIVSTALGMSTGAGTDHPTFLVIGDLSFYHDMNGLLAAKMHKLNLTIILVNNDGGGIFSFLPQSKEEKHFETLFGTPTGLDFKHAADLYDASYSLPATWEEFRSAVSDAVIKKGLNIIEVRTNRQTRVSIHRELMNRVSQEIREKFFK, encoded by the coding sequence ATGAGTGCAAATAAATCTTTAACCCTTTATGCAGCAAGTTTTGTTGATGAATTATCTAAAGCGGGTGTTCGGGATGCGGTTATTAGTCCCGGTTCAAGATCAACCCCTATGGCCATGCTGATGGCTGAACATCCTGATTTGAACATTCATGTTTTGATTGACGAACGATCAGCAGGTTTTTTTGCCCTTGGCATGGCCAAGATGCAGCAAAGACCCGTTGCTTTGCTGTGTACATCAGGAACGGCAGCAGCTAATTATTATCCGGCAGTTGTTGAGGCATTCTATTCAAGAGTGCCTTTGCTTGTTTTAACAGCAGACCGTCCGCATGAACTTAGGGATGTTGGTGCTCCGCAGGCAATCGATCAGATGCATTTGTTCGGCCGCTATGCAAAATGGTTTGCGGATATGGCAGTTCCGGAGCATACTGCTGAGCTTCTCCAATATGGAAGAACAATGGCGGCACGTGCAGCGGGCAAAGCGATTTCTTCTCCATCAGGACCGGTTCATCTTAATTTTCCGTTCAGAGAACCCCTCGTACCTGATTTAGAATCTGAGGATTTATGGACAAGCTTGAATAGCCGTCCTAAACAGGTTCAAGTAACAGCGGGTTCTTCAGTTATTGATCTTTCCGAAGTGCAGCGCTTAGCTGGTCTCCTTTCAGAAGAAAAGAAGGGATTGATTATATGCGGAGAGCTTCGAGATCCTGATTTCGCTGAAGCAGCGGTAAAGTTATCCTCAGTCCTGAAGTACCCGATTCTTGCTGATCCTCTTTCAAATTTAAGAACAGGGTCTCATGATCAAACATCTGTCATTGAATGCTATGATGCCTTTATGAAGGATGAATACATAACAGAGCAGCTAAAGCCAGAAGTCATTATCCGGTTCGGAGCTATGCCGGTTTCAAAGCCGCTGTTTTTATTCTTGAAGAGAACAGCTGATATCCGTCAAATTGTTGTCGATGGCCAAGGCGGCTGGAGGGAACCAACCTTAATGGCGGCGGAAATGATTGAATGCAAGGAGAGCTGGCTGTGCCGTGAACTTATCAAACAGGTCAAAATACAGGAAGATACGGATTGGCTGCAGTCATGGAAAAAAGTAAATCTCGTTTCGCGTGAGTTATTAGGATCAGCCGAGGATAAAGGCGGCGACCTGTTTGAAGGAAATGTCTTTCGTGAATTGCAGCATGCGCTTCCCCAGAAGTGTCATGTGATAGCAGGAAACAGCATGCCAATCCGTGACCTTGATAATTATTTCCTGAACACGGAAAAGAACATTGCCGTTTATGCCAACCGGGGGGCGAATGGAATCGATGGGATCGTTTCAACAGCACTTGGAATGAGTACTGGTGCCGGCACAGATCATCCAACTTTTTTAGTCATTGGCGACTTATCCTTTTATCATGATATGAATGGTCTCCTTGCTGCGAAAATGCACAAGCTTAATTTGACCATCATCCTTGTTAATAACGATGGGGGCGGCATCTTTTCGTTTCTTCCGCAGTCAAAAGAAGAGAAGCATTTTGAAACCTTATTCGGCACGCCGACTGGTCTTGATTTTAAACATGCTGCCGATCTTTATGACGCTTCATATTCACTGCCGGCAACATGGGAGGAATTCCGATCAGCAGTGTCAGATGCTGTCATTAAAAAAGGTTTGAATATTATTGAAGTGCGCACAAATCGTCAAACCCGTGTCAGCATTCATCGTGAATTGATGAATCGTGTTTCCCAGGAAATAAGAGAGAAGTTCTTTAAATGA